From one Solanum stenotomum isolate F172 chromosome 12, ASM1918654v1, whole genome shotgun sequence genomic stretch:
- the LOC125848982 gene encoding uncharacterized protein LOC125848982 isoform X1 — protein METMADAEPAKAKPRPIIRLGLFLISHSFIVSVACCAAGVFALLLLPVLAKNTYISENALMPGSASPMMSNDDVSRARMFVNKVVSFDFKTDSSSIAIQDLVAQHITDLGGEVNFHKFLPQVNKFNPLHFFSSPDQGIAQENYTCSSYGINTVGFIRAPRGDGKEAIVLVTPYNSVKTSMGEALSLGIAYSIFSLLTRVTWLAKDIIWLAADSQHGEYAAVAAWLREYHTPSFDSSGRSLFESNASPTTGRKRPNDFLRAGTMAAALVIKVTDDSEKAERDVLNLYAEASNGQMPNLDLINVVNYLAVNGQRLRVKVEKLGSLLDSWWLRSLAELFHKLGTVARSLNPQWNFGISVAEYIEGTATLASSLYNQALGVPTGPHGVFRDYQVDAITMEISAKRVANYKNRPNELLLQGGRLVEGVIRSVNNLLEKFHQSFFLYLLTSPNKFVSVGVYMIPFALLVAPLPMVAASLFADSTRRISGMETKVTSSPASSDIPAISFRSWRWLHAAKTVFIVHFWGAVVTLLPHFLSLVQDSTPLTNLLSWSILSAFTLLILQAILGSSFSLLHMNRTQGMEWTLLKSVTIAAACTGLCIMSVINFATAELGALMLVPMCLMARPLMLDAKAKTLKSFIRAACNVVLIFLVFPPVAYYLWKGALVGLDNARVGDFWNWVESLWTWNSATYIYMCMVHLPCWVLCVHTLVYPC, from the exons ATGGAGACGATGGCGGATGCTGAGCCAGCGAAGGCGAAGCCTCGACCAATCATCCGCCTTGGCCTCTTCCTTATCTCTCACAGTTTCATTGTTAG TGTGGCTTGCTGCGCAGCTGGTGTTTTTGCTCTGTTACTTTTGCCTGTTCTCGCTAAGAACACTTACATTTCCGAAAATGCCCTCATGCCTG GTTCTGCTAGTCCCATGATGTCGAATGATGATGTTTCACGGGCTAGAATGTTTGTGAACAAGGTCGTTAGCTTTGATTTCAAAACTGATAGCTCAAGCAT AGCTATCCAAGATTTGGTAGCACAACATATAACGGATTTGGGCGGTGAAGTTAATTTTCACAAGTTCCTACCTCAAGTGAATAAGTTTAACCCCCTGCATTTTTTCTCCAGTCCTGATCAAGGAATAGCTCAGGAGAATTATACTTGTTCATCATATGGTATCAATACAGTTGGATTTATAAGAGCTCCACGTGGTGATGGGAAGGAGGCTATTGTATTGGTGACCCCTTATAATTCTGTTAAGACCAGCATGGGCGAGGCTTTATCACTAGGTATTGCATACTCAATTTTCTCCCTGCTCACTCGAGTGACGTGGTTAGCTAAAGATATCATATGGCTTGCTGCGGATTCGCAGCATGGGGAATATGCTGCAGTTGCTGCGTGGCTAAGAGAGTATCACACACCATCATTTGATAGTTCTGGAAGAAGTCTATTTGAATCAAATGCGAGTCCAACAACTGGAAGAAAGAGACCCAATGATTTTCTACGTGCTGGCACAATGGCTGCTGCCCTTGTCATAAAGGTTACAGATGACAGTGAGAAAGCAGAGAGAGATGTTCTCAATTTATATGCTGAAGCATCCAATGGACAGATGCCAAACCTCGATCTGATCAATGTTGTGAACTACTTGGCTGTAAATGGGCAACGATTACGGGTGAAGGTTGAGAAATTAGGGTCATTGCTGGACTCTTGGTGGTTGAGAAGTCTGGCTGAACTGTTTCACAAACTGGGCACAGTGGCTAGAAGTTTGAATCCCCAATGGAACTTTGGTATTTCTGTTGCAGAATATATTGAAGGCACTGCTACACTTGCTAGCTCGTTATATAATCAG GCACTGGGTGTTCCCACAGGTCCTCATGGTGTTTTTCGAGATTATCAAGTTGATGCCATTACTATGGAGATCTCAGCAAAACGTGTAGCAAACTACAAAAACCGACCAAACGAGTTACTTTTGCAAGGTGGCAG ATTGGTTGAAGGAGTGATTCGTTCTGTAAATAATCTGCTTGAGAAGTTTCACCagtcattttttctttatcttttgacATCTCCGAATAAATTTGTGTCAGTTGGAGTCTACATGATACCGTTTGCCTTGCTTGTTGCTCCTCTTCCAATGGTCGCAGCTTCTCTTTTCGCTGATTCTACCAGAAGGATTTCTGGGATGGAAACGAAGGTCACATCTTCTCCAGCTTCTTCTGATATCCCAGCCATCTCATTTCGATCCTGGAGATGGCTTCATGCAGCAAAGACCGTGTTTATTGTCCACTTTTGGGGTGCCGTTGTAACATTACTCCCACATTTTCTGTCTCTAGTACAAGATTCAACACCTCTGACCAACCTCTTAAGCTGGAGTATCCTTTCAGCATTCACCCTCTTAATCTTGCAAGCGATTCTGGGTTCCTCCTTTTCTCTTCTACACATGAACCGAACTCAAGGAATGGAATGGACTCTTTTGAAATCAGTCACAATTGCTGCTGCCTGTACTGGACTTTGCATAATGTCAGTTATAAACTTTGCAACTGCAGAACTCGGCGCCCTTATGCTGGTTCCTATGTGTTTAATGGCTAGACCCTTGATGCTCGATGCTAAAGCTAAAACGTTGAAGTCATTTATTAGGGCAGCATGCAATGTAGTGTTAATATTTCTGGTTTTTCCTCCTGTAGCTTATTATTTGTGGAAAGGAGCTTTAGTAGGTCTTGACAATGCAAGAGTTGGTGACTTCTGGAACTGGGTTGAGTCTCTTTGGACATGGAACAGTGcgacatacatatatatgtgtatGGTTCACCTTCCATGCTGGGTTTTGTGTGTTCATACATTAGTGTATCCTTGTTGA
- the LOC125848982 gene encoding uncharacterized protein LOC125848982 isoform X2, producing the protein MEQTESSDNNLIGKLFTNINHCTYIEVSKGGVGKVYLRSVVPLAIQDLVAQHITDLGGEVNFHKFLPQVNKFNPLHFFSSPDQGIAQENYTCSSYGINTVGFIRAPRGDGKEAIVLVTPYNSVKTSMGEALSLGIAYSIFSLLTRVTWLAKDIIWLAADSQHGEYAAVAAWLREYHTPSFDSSGRSLFESNASPTTGRKRPNDFLRAGTMAAALVIKVTDDSEKAERDVLNLYAEASNGQMPNLDLINVVNYLAVNGQRLRVKVEKLGSLLDSWWLRSLAELFHKLGTVARSLNPQWNFGISVAEYIEGTATLASSLYNQALGVPTGPHGVFRDYQVDAITMEISAKRVANYKNRPNELLLQGGRLVEGVIRSVNNLLEKFHQSFFLYLLTSPNKFVSVGVYMIPFALLVAPLPMVAASLFADSTRRISGMETKVTSSPASSDIPAISFRSWRWLHAAKTVFIVHFWGAVVTLLPHFLSLVQDSTPLTNLLSWSILSAFTLLILQAILGSSFSLLHMNRTQGMEWTLLKSVTIAAACTGLCIMSVINFATAELGALMLVPMCLMARPLMLDAKAKTLKSFIRAACNVVLIFLVFPPVAYYLWKGALVGLDNARVGDFWNWVESLWTWNSATYIYMCMVHLPCWVLCVHTLVYPC; encoded by the exons ATGGAGCAAACAGAATCTTCAGACAATAACTTAATAGGGAAACTTTTCACCAACATAAACCACTGTACATACATTGAGGTGTCTAAGGGGGGAGTAGGAAAAGTTTATTTGAGATCAGTAGTACCTTT AGCTATCCAAGATTTGGTAGCACAACATATAACGGATTTGGGCGGTGAAGTTAATTTTCACAAGTTCCTACCTCAAGTGAATAAGTTTAACCCCCTGCATTTTTTCTCCAGTCCTGATCAAGGAATAGCTCAGGAGAATTATACTTGTTCATCATATGGTATCAATACAGTTGGATTTATAAGAGCTCCACGTGGTGATGGGAAGGAGGCTATTGTATTGGTGACCCCTTATAATTCTGTTAAGACCAGCATGGGCGAGGCTTTATCACTAGGTATTGCATACTCAATTTTCTCCCTGCTCACTCGAGTGACGTGGTTAGCTAAAGATATCATATGGCTTGCTGCGGATTCGCAGCATGGGGAATATGCTGCAGTTGCTGCGTGGCTAAGAGAGTATCACACACCATCATTTGATAGTTCTGGAAGAAGTCTATTTGAATCAAATGCGAGTCCAACAACTGGAAGAAAGAGACCCAATGATTTTCTACGTGCTGGCACAATGGCTGCTGCCCTTGTCATAAAGGTTACAGATGACAGTGAGAAAGCAGAGAGAGATGTTCTCAATTTATATGCTGAAGCATCCAATGGACAGATGCCAAACCTCGATCTGATCAATGTTGTGAACTACTTGGCTGTAAATGGGCAACGATTACGGGTGAAGGTTGAGAAATTAGGGTCATTGCTGGACTCTTGGTGGTTGAGAAGTCTGGCTGAACTGTTTCACAAACTGGGCACAGTGGCTAGAAGTTTGAATCCCCAATGGAACTTTGGTATTTCTGTTGCAGAATATATTGAAGGCACTGCTACACTTGCTAGCTCGTTATATAATCAG GCACTGGGTGTTCCCACAGGTCCTCATGGTGTTTTTCGAGATTATCAAGTTGATGCCATTACTATGGAGATCTCAGCAAAACGTGTAGCAAACTACAAAAACCGACCAAACGAGTTACTTTTGCAAGGTGGCAG ATTGGTTGAAGGAGTGATTCGTTCTGTAAATAATCTGCTTGAGAAGTTTCACCagtcattttttctttatcttttgacATCTCCGAATAAATTTGTGTCAGTTGGAGTCTACATGATACCGTTTGCCTTGCTTGTTGCTCCTCTTCCAATGGTCGCAGCTTCTCTTTTCGCTGATTCTACCAGAAGGATTTCTGGGATGGAAACGAAGGTCACATCTTCTCCAGCTTCTTCTGATATCCCAGCCATCTCATTTCGATCCTGGAGATGGCTTCATGCAGCAAAGACCGTGTTTATTGTCCACTTTTGGGGTGCCGTTGTAACATTACTCCCACATTTTCTGTCTCTAGTACAAGATTCAACACCTCTGACCAACCTCTTAAGCTGGAGTATCCTTTCAGCATTCACCCTCTTAATCTTGCAAGCGATTCTGGGTTCCTCCTTTTCTCTTCTACACATGAACCGAACTCAAGGAATGGAATGGACTCTTTTGAAATCAGTCACAATTGCTGCTGCCTGTACTGGACTTTGCATAATGTCAGTTATAAACTTTGCAACTGCAGAACTCGGCGCCCTTATGCTGGTTCCTATGTGTTTAATGGCTAGACCCTTGATGCTCGATGCTAAAGCTAAAACGTTGAAGTCATTTATTAGGGCAGCATGCAATGTAGTGTTAATATTTCTGGTTTTTCCTCCTGTAGCTTATTATTTGTGGAAAGGAGCTTTAGTAGGTCTTGACAATGCAAGAGTTGGTGACTTCTGGAACTGGGTTGAGTCTCTTTGGACATGGAACAGTGcgacatacatatatatgtgtatGGTTCACCTTCCATGCTGGGTTTTGTGTGTTCATACATTAGTGTATCCTTGTTGA
- the LOC125848994 gene encoding cyclin-dependent protein kinase inhibitor SMR6-like: MGFSKTHQVEVNKEENKKWVIAGIAILAPLRSISTKSRGDSSEDEEEFSTTPTARGSRIPERLPCPPAPMKRRPKSTCHYNSGREFFNPPDLESVFIRHVERAN; encoded by the coding sequence ATGGGATTTTCGAAAACACATCAAGTAGAAGtgaacaaagaagaaaataagaaatggGTAATTGCTGGAATTGCGATTCTTGCTCCGTTGAGATCAATTTCTACCAAGTCAAGAGGAGATAGTtctgaagatgaagaagaattttCAACAACTCCGACGGCGAGAGGTTCAAGGATACCGGAAAGACTTCCATGTCCACCGGCGCCGATGAAACGCCGGCCAAAGTCCACGTGTCATTATAATAGTGGTAGGGAGTTTTTTAATCCACCTGACCTTGAATCTGTATTTATACGCCATGTGGAAAGAGCTAATTGA